In the genome of Cryptomeria japonica chromosome 8, Sugi_1.0, whole genome shotgun sequence, one region contains:
- the LOC131043833 gene encoding receptor-like protein EIX1 — MEAMFSCGRVAFAIITILCCFTSPAIACPLSERNLLLDFKAAVVDEYNTLTSWHGFNCCSWRGVSCNLRTGHVSRLDLSGYNLEGNISSSLFQLARLENLDLSGNLFKVNISVNKEWGEDVGSLSNLQQLSMSDCGLGGPIRNSLLNLTSLLHLDLSENYLSAHIPAWFENVTGRLVSLDLSGNYNLGGDLSFIGQRKSSLSLTSIDFSGTGMKGRIPSAIWNISCLEHLRLSDTRIEGEIPASIGNLLSLQSLDLSATRIEGEIPSAIGNALSLESISLSDTRIEGKIPSAIGNVSSLKSLYLYNTYIEGEIPLSIANLSKLVELDLSYNKLTGVIPPSLDSLSSLVSLDLYANKLNGTIPSTISNLVNLRSLSLGSNMLSGLISLSVFDNLTSLDSLYLSYNQLTVNIDSTWIPQFKLSSLGLGSCNLDRIPSFLVTQYDLTGLDLSANSIQTNIPSWIWNLPSLYSLNLSCNQLTGSLPSRLTLPMYFDSLDLHNNSLEGSLHLPLAGAYLLDLSMNQFNGSIPSHIGAYLENARFLSLSRNNLSGAIPDSICTPYLQVLDLSKNTLSSVIPPHLTRNCSSLSVLDLAENHLEGKLPAEWGNITKIHTLKLNGNHLRGVIPSSISEGRSLQVLDLGNNDLEGTLPHWIGKISQLHVLVLRSNHFHGSIPRLVIGLPNLQILDLSGNHLSGAIPSNLTNLLAMVNASQNNSNHLEEYSSTGATYTNQIRISWKGWDVEFVKVLFILKCIDLSNNSLSGSIPFKMGSLQGLIALNLSRNHLSGRIPKTLGHMDQLESLDLSLNRLNGNIPLELEFLSYLEFLNLSYNMLDGKVPHGGQFLTFGESSYLGNSKLSGIPFTNISVCNNSSGYGNCTSIERIGEAKNSDGEMIGWAVGLGLSYGLGFFVVIGVLTLNKRVRKRAFDLYDVVLLAIDGCIRGSSLRHGLIRCTWFAGYWAVVVDDNSTLGYWHGFNCCTWSGVSCNVHTGHVSQVDLSGYNLKGNISSSIFQLEQLEHLDLSYNLFNGNFSLPHYGKLKSFTFLDLSSAGYVDEFSVSEFFVNLESLSNLVSLEYLSLDGVSISASKEWGEADRGLSNLQQLSMSTCGLEGPIPNSLLNLTSLLHLNLADNYVSPQIPAWFVNVTAHLLSLNLSMNIDLGGDLSFIRQQKSWSLPSIDLLQTAVEGKIPSDIGNMSSLESLALSYTNIQGEIPHSITNLSKLAYLDLFHSKLTGIIPPSLGSLSSLYYVDLGYNLLNTSFPSTVSDLVNLRTLYLDSINLGGSISLFLFDKLTRLELLDLSYNHLTVNADSAWIPRFEKLNFLGLGSCSLDRIPSFLVSQYDLEHLELPLNNIRTIPSWIWKLPSLTYLNLSCNQLTGSLPSRLISRADLYLDLNNNSLEGALPVPVAGVKMMDLTMNQFSGSIPTNIGEHLQHTEFLSLSKNNLSGAIPDSICTSDLQFLDLSNNMLSSMIPPHLNRNCSLLRVLDLARPGRSNQFQGTIPPQVIGLPNLQILYLSDKHLSGPIPSNLTNLLAMVDASQDDPEYLEEDTSEIFTVKKVYTYNTAIPWKGGDAEFGKVLFILKYIDLSNNNLSGSIPLKMGHLKGLIALNLSRNHLTGKIPNTLGRMEQLESLDLSLNRLNGNIPLELQLLSYLEFLNLSYNMLDGKVPHGGQFLTFGESSYIGNPKLTGIPFTNTTVGKNSSGIDNCTSIDTGSETENSEAEMKWWVVGLGLSYGLAFSTVIGILTFNNRVRKRVFNVYDAMILAFDLYIRGNR; from the exons TGAACATCTCTGTAAACAAAGAGTGGGGTGAAGATGTTGGCAGTCTATCCAACCTTCAACAACTCAGCATGTCTGACTGTGGGCTTGGAGGACCAATTCGCAATTCCCTTCTCAACCTCACCTCTCTCCTTCACCTCGATCTATCAGAGAACTATTTGTCAGCACATATACCAGCTTGGTTTGAAAATGTGACTGGGCGCTTGGTCTCTCTTGATCTCTCTGGGAATTACAATCTTGGAGGAGACCTTTCTTTCATTGGACAACGAAAGTCTTCTTTGTCACTAACCAGCATTGATTTTTCAGGGACAGGCATGAAGGGCCGAATTCCATCTGCTATATGGAATATCTCATGCTTGGAGCATCTTCGTCTTTCAGATACTAgaattgaaggtgagattccagCTTCTATAGGGAATTTGTTGTCcttgcaaagtcttgatctatcAGCGACCAgaattgaaggtgagattccatCTGCTATAGGGAATGCGTTGTCGTTGGAAAGTATTTCTCTGTCGGATACCAGAATTGAAGGTAAGATTCCATCTGCTATAGGGAATGTGTCGTCCTTGAAGAGTCTTTATCTATATAATACCTATATTGAAGGTGAGATTCCTCTTTCCATAGCTAATCTCTCTAAACTTGTTGAATTGGACCTGTCCTACAACAAGTTAACTGGGGTAATCCCACCTTCATTGGATTCACTCTCTTCCCTTGTTAGTCTTGACCTTTATGCCAACAAATTGAATGGTACGATTCCATCTACAATTTCAAATCTTGTTAACTTAAGAAGCCTTTCGCTCGGCTCCAATATGTTAAGCGGCCTCATTTCCCTTTCCGTATTCGACAATCTCACTAGTCTTGATAGCCTGTATCTTTCTTACAATCAGTTAACTGTAAACATTGATTCAACATGGATTCCGCAGTTTAAGCTTTCCTCTTTGGGACTAGGCTCTTGCAATTTAGATAGAATTCCATCGTTTCTTGTGACCCAATATGACTTGACAGGTCTGGACCTATCTGCTAACAGTATCCAAACAAATATTCCATCTTGGATATGGAACTTACCCAGCCTTTATAGTTTGAACCTTAGCTGTAATCAATTAACTGGGTCATTGCCATCTAGGCTAACCTTACCCATGTATTTTGACTCTCTAGATTTGCACAATAATAGCCTAGAAGGTTCTCTTCATCTTCCTCTCGCTGGAGCTTATCTGCTAGATCTGTCGATGAATCAGTTTAATGGTTCTATTCCTAGTCACATCGGTGCGTATCTTGAAAATGCAAGGTTCTTATCCTTGTCGCGGAATAATCTCAGCGGAGCGATTCCAGATTCTATTTGCACTCCATATTTGCAGGTTCTTGACCTTTCAAAAAATACGCTGAGCAGTGTCATTCCTCCTCATTTAACCAGGAATTGTTCTTCTCTTAGTGTTCTAGATTTGGCAGAGAATCATCTGGAAGGTAAATTGCCAGCAGAGTGGGGCAACATTACAAAGATTCATACATTGAAGCTCAATGGTAATCATTTGAGAGGAGTTATTCCCTCATCCATTTCAGAAGGCCGATCTCTGCAAGTATTGGATTTGGGAAATAATGATTTGGAAGGCACCCTTCCCCACTGGATTGGAAAGATATCACAGCTGCATGTGTTGGTCTTAAGGTCTAATCATTTTCATGGCAGTATCCCACGCCTGGTAATTGGCCTTCCGAATCTTCAAATTCTGGATCTTTCTGGCAACCACCTTTCAGGAGCTATTCCAAGCAACCTTACAAACCTGCTTGCAATGGTCAATGCATCGCAGAATAATTCAAACCATCTCGAAGAATACAGTTCAACTGGTGCTACATATACAAATCAGATCAGAATTTCCTGGAAAGGCTGGGATGTTGAATTTGTGAAAgttctctttattcttaaatgtatTGATCTTTCAAACAACAGTTTATCAGGGAGCATTCCTTTTAAAATGGGATCTCTTCAAGGCTTGATAGCCCTTAACCTTTCAAGGAATCATCTCAGTGGCCGAATCCCAAAAACATTGGGACACATGGATCAGCTAGAGTCTCTGGACCTCTCGCTAAACAGGTTGAATGGCAACATTCCCTTAGAACTTGAGTTCCTGAGTTATTTGGAGTTCTTGAATCTATCTTACAACATGCTTGATGGAAAAGTACCCCATGGAGGACAGTTTCTAACTTTTGGGGAGTCCTCCTACTTAGGCAATTCTAAGCTAAGTGGGATTCCATTTACCAATATAAGCGTGTGCAACAACTCTTCTGGCTATGGCAACTGCACAAGTATTGAGAGAATTGGTGAAGCAAAGAATTCAGATGGTGAAATGATAGGATGGGCAGTGGGACTTGGATTGAGTTATGGTTTGGGATTCTTTGTTGTGATTGGAGTATTGACTTTAAATAAAAGGGTGAGAAAGAGAGCCTTCGATTTGTATGATGTTGTACTATTAGCTATTGATGGGTGTATAAGAG GTTCATCTTTGAGGCATGGGCTTATTCGATGCACATGGTTTGCAGGCTATTGG GCAGTCGTTGTAGATGATAACAGCACACTAGGTTACTGGCACGGATTCAATTGCTGCACCTGGAGTGGAGTCAGTTGTAACGTCCACACAGGCCATGTTTCTCAAGTGGATTTGAGTGGATATAATTTGAAAGGTAACATCAGTTCATCGATTTTTCAACTTGAACAGTTGGAACATCTTGATCTGAGTTACAACCTCTTTAATGGTAATTTCTCTCTACCCCATTATGGCAAGTTGAAGAGTTTCACTTTTCTTGACTTGTCATCTGCTGGCTATGTGGATGAATTCTCTGTAAGTGAGTTCTTTGTGAATTTGGAAAGCTTATCAAATCTGGTGAGCTTGGAATACCTCTCTCTTGATGGAGTGAGCATCTCTGCAAGCAAAGAGTGGGGTGAAGCTGATCGCGGTCTATCCAACCTTCAACAACTTAGCATGTCTACCTGTGGGCTTGAAGGACCAATTCCCAATTCCCTTCTCAACCTCACCTCTCTCCTCCATCTCAACCTTGCTGACAACTATGTGTCACCGCAAATACCAGCTTGGTTTGTAAATGTGACAGCCCACTTGCTCTCACTTAATCTCTCCATGAATATCGATCTTGGAGGGGACCTTTCTTTCATTAGACAACAAAAGTCTTGGTCACTACCCAGTATTGATCTTTTACAGACAGCCGTGGAGGGAAAAATTCCGTCCGATATAGGGAATATGTCATCCTTAGAGAGTCTCGCTCTGTCGTATACCAACATTCAAGGTGAGATTCCTCACTCCATCACCAATCTCTCTAAACTTGCTTACTTGGATCTGTTCCACAGCAAGTTAACAGGGATAATCCCACCTTCGTTGGGATCACTTTCTTCCCTTTATTATGTTGACCTCGGTTATAACCTATTGAATACCTCATTTCCGTCCACAGTTTCAGATCTTGTTAACTTAAGAACCCTTTATCTAGACTCCATCAATTTAGGAGGCTCCATTTCCCTTTTTCTATTCGATAAGCTCACTAGACTCGAATTGCTTGATCTTTCATACAATCACTTAACTGTGAACGCTGATTCAGCATGGATTCCACGGTTCGAGAAGCTCAACTTTTTGGGTTTAGGTTCTTGCAGTTTAGATAGAATTCCATCGTTTCTTGTCAGCCAATATGACTTGGAACATCTGGAGCTCCCCCTTAACAATATCAGAACTATTCCATCTTGGATATGGAAGTTACCCAGTCTTACTTATTTGAACCTTAGTTGTAATCAATTAACAGGCTCACTGCCGTCTAGACTAATATCCAGGGCTGATTTGTATCTAGATTTGAACAATAACAGCTTAGAAGGTGCTCTTCCTGTTCCTGTTGCTGGTGTTAAGATGATGGACCTGACGATGAATCAGTTTAGTGGTTCTATTCCTACTAATATTGGTGAACATCTTCAGCATACAGAGTTCTTATCCTTGTCAAAAAACAATCTCAGCGGAGCCATTCCAGATTCTATCTGCACTTCAGATTTGCAGTTTCTTGACCTTTCAAATAATATGCTAAGCAGTATGATTCCTCCTCATTTAAACAGGAATTGCTCGCTCCTCAGGGTTCTAGATTTGGCGAGACCTGGAAG GTCCAATCAATTTCAAGGCACTATTCCACCCCAAGTAATTGGCCTTCCAAATCTTCAAATTCTGTACCTTTCTGACAAGCACCTCTCAGGACCTATTCCAAGCAATCTTACAAACTTGCTTGCAATGGTCGATGCATCACAAGATGATCCAGAATATCTTGAAGAAGATACTTCAGAGATATTTACGGTTAAAAAGGTGTATACATATAACACTGCAATTCCCTGGAAAGGTGGGGATGCTGAGTTTGGGAAAGTTCTTTTCATTCTGAAATATATTGATCTTTCAAACAACAATCTATCGGGGAGCATTCCTCTCAAAATGGGACACCTCAAGGGCTTGATAGCCCTGAACCTTTCAAGGAACCATCTCACTGGAAAAATCCCAAACACATTGGGACGCATGGAACAGCTAGAGTCTCTGGACCTCTCGCTAAACAGGTTGAATGGCAACATTCCTTTAGAACTTCAGTTGCTGAGTTATTTGGAGTTCTTGAATTTATCTTACAACATGCTTGATGGAAAAGTGCCCCACGGAGGGCAGTTTCTAACCTTTGGGGAGTCGTCCTACATAGGCAATCCTAAGCTAACTGGAATTCCATTTACCAATACAACAGTTGGCAAGAACTCTTCTGGCATTGACAACTGCACAAGCATTGATACAGGTAGTGAAACGGAGAATTCAGAGGCTGAAATGAAATGGTGGGTAGTGGGACTTGGATTGAGTTATGGTTTGGCATTCTCTACTGTGATTGGAATATTGACTTTCAATAATAGGGTGAGAAAGAGGGTCTTCaatgtatatgatgctatgattTTAGCCTTTGATCTGTATATAAGAGGAAATAGATGA